One genomic segment of Nothobranchius furzeri strain GRZ-AD chromosome 10, NfurGRZ-RIMD1, whole genome shotgun sequence includes these proteins:
- the cldn28 gene encoding claudin-4 yields the protein MQTQIVGFGLALIGFLGTILICGLPMWQVTAFIGANIVTAQVYWEGLWMNCVLQSTGQLQCKAYDSVLALQQYQQASRGLVCSSIGIGVIAIGLSTVGLRCSNFFDYDRRKKSNIGMAGGAVFILAGITCIIPVCWYAYIIITRFYSTVATDSMKGELGASIYVGWVSGVLQVIGGGILCGTYRC from the coding sequence ATGCAAACTCAGATTGTTGGTTTTGGTTTGGCGCTCATCGGGTTTCTTGGAACCATTCTCATCTGCGGTCTGCCTATGTGGCAGGTGACAGCCTTCATCGGGGCAAACATTGTCACCGCTCAGGTGTACTGGGAAGGTTTGTGGATGAACTGTGTCCTGCAGAGCACAGGCCAACTACAATGTAAAGCCTATGACTCTGTTTTGGCTCTGCAGCAGTACCAACAGGCCTCTCGGGGCCTGGTCTGTTCCTCCATCGGCATTGGCGTGATAGCAATCGGGCTCAGCACGGTTGGGCTGCGGTGCTCCAACTTCTTTGATTACGACAGGAGGAAAAAATCCAACATAGGCATGGCAGGAGGTGCGGTGTTTATACTGGCTGGGATCACGTGCATCATTCCTGTCTGCTGGTATGCATACATCATCATCACAAGATTTTACAGCACGGTGGCCACGGATTCCATGAAAGGAGAGTTGGGAGCATCCATATATGTGGGTTGGGTGTCAGGGGTTCTCCAAGTCATCGGGGGTGGGATCTTGTGTGGCACCTACAGATGCTGA
- the LOC139072119 gene encoding claudin-like protein ZF-A89, whose amino-acid sequence MAAAGLQLFGMVLGSIGFVGDIIICAMPMWKVSAFIGNNIVTAQVFWEGLWMNCVQQSTGQMQCKVYDSMLALPQDLQAARALVVISILVAFLGILLSIAGGKCTNCIEHEEAKSRVAIAAGVCFIVAGILCLIPVSWSAHVVIMDFYNPLLNDTQKRELGASLFIGWGSAGLLIIGGALLCCHCKRTEDSRYSVKYSAPRSATSRGA is encoded by the coding sequence ATGGCAGCAGCAGGCCTCCAGCTGTTTGGGATGGTGCTTGGAAGCATTGGATTTGTTGGTGACATCATCATCTGTGCCATGCCGATGTGGAAGGTGTCTGCTTTCATTGGAAACAACATTGTGACGGCTCAGGTCTTCTGGGAGGGCCTGTGGATGAACTGTGTGCAGCAGAGTACTGGACAGATGCAGTGCAAGGTTTATGACTCCATGTTGGCTCTGCCCCAGGACCTGCAGGCTGCCCGTGCCCTGGTTGTGATCTCCATCCTGGTTGCTTTCTTGGGAATCCTGCTTTCTATTGCTGGGGGGAAGTGCACCAACTGCATTGAGCATGAAGAGGCAAAGAGCAGGGTGGCCATTGCTGCTGGGGTGTGCTTCATTGTTGCTGGGATCCTGTGCCTCATCCCAGTGTCGTGGTCTGCCCACGTGGTCATCATGGACTTCTATAATCCTCTTCTAAATGATACACAGAAAAGGGAGCTGGGTGCATCACTCTTTATAGGCTGGGGATCAGCAGGACTCCTGATCATCGGTGGAGCTCTGCTTTGTTGTCACTGCAAGAGAACGGAGGACAGTCGGTACTCCGTTAAGTACTCTGCTCCACGCTCAGCAACTAGCCGTGGTGCCTGA
- the LOC107387084 gene encoding claudin-like protein ZF-A89, with product MAAAGLQLFGMVLGSIGFVGDIIICALPMWKVSAFIGNNIVTAQVFWEGLWMNCVQQSTGQMQCKVYDSMLALPQDLQAARALVVISILVALLGILLSIAGGKCTNCIEHEEAKSRVAIAAGVCFIVAGILCLIPVSWSANEVIKDFYNPILMEAQKRELGASLFIGWGSAGLLIIGGALLCCHCKRTEDSRYSVKYSAPRSAASPGAYV from the coding sequence ATGGCAGCAGCAGGTCTCCAGCTGTTTGGGATGGTGCTTGGAAGCATTGGATTTGTTGGTGACATCATCATCTGTGCCCTGCCGATGTGGAAGGTGTCTGCTTTCATTGGAAACAACATTGTGACGGCTCAGGTCTTCTGGGAGGGCCTGTGGATGAACTGTGTGCAGCAGAGTACTGGACAGATGCAGTGTAAGGTTTATGACTCCATGTTGGCTCTGCCCCAGGACCTGCAGGCTGCCCGTGCCCTGGTTGTGATCTCCATCCTGGTTGCTTTATTGGGAATCCTGCTTTCTATTGCTGGGGGGAAGTGCACCAACTGCATTGAGCATGAAGAGGCAAAGAGCAGGGTGGCCATTGCTGCTGGGGTGTGCTTCATTGTTGCTGGGATCCTGTGCCTCATCCCAGTGTCGTGGTCAGCCAATGAGGTCATCAAGGATTTCTACAACCCTATCCTAATGGAAGCACAGAAAAGGGAGCTGGGTGCATCACTCTTTATTGGCTGGGGATCAGCAGGACTCCTGATCATCGGTGGAGCTCTGCTTTGTTGTCACTGCAAGAGAACGGAGGACAGTCGGTACTCCGTTAAGTACTCTGCTCCACGCTCGGCTGCCAGCCCTGGTGCTTACGTTTAA
- the LOC107386875 gene encoding claudin-like protein ZF-A89, whose translation MASLGLQILAVTLAVLGWIGNILICMLPLWKVTAFIGNNIVVAQIIWEGLWMSCVVQSTGQMQCKVYNSLLALPPDLQAARAMIVISILFSLFGLLLSVVGGKCTTCIEDEAGKARVSISAGVFFLLSGALCLVTVSLPANNVIKDFYNPMIPDSQRRELGACLYVGWGAAGLLLIGGALLCCQCPSGGERYNSPKYTPPKSTTPGKEFV comes from the coding sequence ATGGCATCATTGGGGCTGCAGATTCTAGCTGTCACTCTGGCTGTGCTCGGATGGATAGGAAACATCCTGATCTGCATGCTGCCTCTGTGGAAGGTGACTGCTTTCATTGGAAACAACATTGTAGTGGCTCAGATCATCTGGGAAGGGCTGTGGATGAGCTGTGTGGTGCAGAGCACCGGTCAGATGCAGTGCAAGGTCTACAACTCCCTTCTGGCGCTGCCTCCGGATCTCCAAGCCGCCCGAGCCATGATCGTCATCTCCATCCTCTTCTCCCTGTTTGGCCTCCTGCTCTCTGTGGTCGGTGGGAAATGCACCACCTGCATCGAGGATGAAGCGGGGAAAGCCAGAGTATCCATCTCCGCAGGAGTTTTCTTCCTCCTCAGTGGAGCCTTGTGCCTTGTGACCGTCTCTCTGCCTGCTAACAACGTCATTAAGGACTTCTACAACCCCATGATTCCCGATTCTCAGAGGAGAGAGCTGGGTGCGTGTTTGTACGTCGGCTGGGGGGCAGCGGGGCTGTTACTAATCGGAGGGGCTCTTCTGTGCTGTCAGTGTCCATCAGGAGGAGAGCGCTATAACAGTCCAAAGTACACTCCACCTAAATCCACAACACCAGGAAAAGAGTTTGTCTGA
- the LOC139072120 gene encoding claudin-4-like, whose translation MASQGLQILGILLSFIGWLGTIVACALPMWRVTAFVGANIVTAQIIWEGLWMNCVVQSTGQMQCKVYDSLLALPQDLQAARAMVIISIIIGVFGTLMAVVGGKCTNCIEDEASKAQVCIVSGVIFIIAAVLILVPVSWSAHVIIMDFYNPLVIAAQRRELGASLYIGWGSAGLLLMGGALLSNNCPPKDSRSYTSANFIPARSAYSTVNYV comes from the coding sequence ATGGCATCTCAAGGACTACAGATCTTAGGGATCCTGCTGAGCTTCATCGGCTGGCTGGGCACCATTGTCGCCTGCGCCCTGCCCATGTGGAGGGTCACGGCGTTCGTCGGGGCGAACATCGTGACGGCACAGATCATCTGGGAAGGCCTGTGGATGAACTGCGTGGTTCAGAGCACGGGGCAGATGCAGTGTAAGGTATACGACTCTTTGCTGGCCCTGCCCCAGGACCTGCAGGCTGCCAGGGCCATGGTGATCATCTCTATAATCATCGGGGTGTTCGGCACGCTCATGGCCGTGGTTGGAGGGAAGTGCACCAACTGCATAGAAGACGAGGCATCTAAAGCTCAAGTCTGCATCGTGTCTGGTGTGATTTTCATCATCGCTGCCGTGCTGATTCTAGTCCCGGTGTCTTGGTCAGCTCATGTGATCATAATGGACTTTTACAACCCCTTGGTGATCGCTGCACAAAGACGGGAGCTCGGTGCTTCACTTTACATCGGTTGGGGCTCGGCCGGCCTGCTCCTGATGGGAGGGGCTCTGCTCTCCAACAACTGCCCCCCAAAAGACAGCAGATCCTACACGTCTGCCAACTTCATCCCTGCAAGAAGCGCATACTCAACTGTGAACTATGTGTGA
- the LOC107386874 gene encoding claudin-4 codes for MVSAGFQILGTALGIIGWIGAIIICALPMWRVTAFIGSNIVTAQTIWEGIWMNCVMQSTGQMQCKVYDSMLALSSDLQAARALTVVAIVMGIMAILLAVAGGNCTNCVENQASKNKVGITSGIMFIIAGVLCLVPVCWTAQTIIRDFYSPLTVEAQKREMGASLYIGWGAAALMLIGGGMLCANCPPKEKNRYPAKYSAARSDYSAAQSGKQFV; via the coding sequence ATGGTGTCTGCGGGGTTCCAGATCCTGGGCACTGCTCTGGGAATCATTGGATGGATTGGTGCCATTATTATTTGTGCCCTTCCCATGTGGAGGGTCACTGCTTTCATTGGCAGCAACATCGTGACCGCACAGACCATCTGGGAGGGTATCTGGATGAACTGTGTTATGCAGAGCACAGGCCAGATGCAGTGTAAGGTCTACGACTCCATGCTGGCCCTCAGCTCCGACCTCCAGGCCGCTCGGGCCCTCACGGTTGTCGCCATCGTGATGGGCATTATGGCCATCCTGCTTGCTGTGGCTGGGGGTAACTGCACCAACTGTGTGGAGAACCAAGCATCAAAAAATAAGGTGGGCATCACATCTGGGATCATGTTCATCATCGCTGGAGTCCTCTGCCTTGTCCCCGTCTGCTGGACGGCCCAGACCATCATCCGGGACTTCTACAGCCCTCTCACAGTCGAAGCTCAGAAAAGAGAGATGGGTGCTTCGCTCTATATCGGCTGGGGTGCGGCTGCTTTGATGCTGATCGGAGGTGGAATGCTCTGTGCCAACTGCCCTCCAAAGGAGAAAAACCGCTACCCTGCAAAGTACTCTGCTGCCAGATCCGATTACTCTGCGGCACAGTCTGGAAAACAATTTGTCTAA
- the LOC139072121 gene encoding claudin-4-like: MGSLGLELAGISLSVLGWVLSIVSCVLPMWRVTAFIGANIVTAQVYWEGLWMSCVFQSTGQMQCKVYDSMLALPQDLQAARALTVVAIIVGVVALLISMVGAKCTNCIEEEGAKARVMIASGAGFIAAALAQLVPVSWSANTIIIEFYSPVVPSGQKMEIGAALYLGWAAAALLLVGGSILCCSCPPKEEKAMRYSMPPQSRMAYSAAPRSMAQSSYNRKDYV; the protein is encoded by the coding sequence ATGGGGTCACTGGGACTTGAGCTGGCTGGTATCAGTCTGTCAGTGCTGGGGTGGGTGCTGAGTATTGTCAGCTGTGTCCTACCAATGTGGAGGGTCACAGCCTTCATTGGTGCCAACATCGTCACGGCTCAGGTGTACTGGGAGGGTCTGTGGATGAGCTGCGTGTTTCAAAGCACGGGCCAGATGCAGTGTAAAGTCTATGACTCTATGCTGGCTCTCCCTCAGGATCTGCAAGCCGCCAGGGCGCTCACTGTCGTCGCCATTATAGTGGGAGTGGTGGCCCTCCTCATTTCCATGGTGGGAGCCAAGTGCACCAACTGCATTGAGGAAGAGGGGGCTAAAGCCAGGGTGATGATCGCCTCAGGAGCAGGGTTCATCGCAGCAGCTCTGGCACAGCTCGTACCTGTTTCCTGGTCGGCAAACACAATCATCATTGAGTTCTACAGTCCAGTCGTTCCCTCTGGGCAGAAGATGGAGATCGGGGCTGCGCTGTACCTGGGATGGGCTGCTGCAGCTCTGCTTTTGGTTGGTGGGTCCATCCTCTGCTGCAGTTGCCCGCCTAAAGAAGAGAAAGCCATGCGATACAGCATGCCCCCTCAGAGCCGTATGGCGTACTCCGCAGCTCCAAGGTCAATGGCTCAAAGCTCCTACAACAGAAAGGACTACGTATGA
- the LOC107386877 gene encoding claudin-3, which produces MSMGLEIVGIAFGFLGFIGAIVSCALPMWRVSAFVGANIVTAQVIWEGLWMNCVTQSTGQMQCKIYDSMLALSQDLQASRAMLVICIILGILGVLISIVGAKCTNCIEDEPSKAKVMIISGIFFILAGILVLVPASWSTNVIIRDFYNPILLESQRREIGASIYIGFAAAILFLIGGAMLCSSCPPKEQKYKPPRLAYSAPRSTSAGGGYDKRDYV; this is translated from the coding sequence ATGTCGATGGGTTTGGAGATTGTGGGAATTGCCTTTGGATTCCTTGGATTCATTGGTGCAATAGTGTCATGTGCCCTGCCTATGTGGAGGGTATCAGCCTTCGTTGGAGCCAACATTGTCACTGCTCAGGTCATCTGGGAAGGCTTGTGGATGAATTGTGTCACTCAGAGCACAGGTCAGATGCAGTGCAAGATCTATGACTCGATGCTGGCTTTATCTCAGGATCTGCAGGCCTCCAGAGCCATGCTGGTCATCTGTATTATACTGGGGATTTTGGGAGTCTTGATCTCCATTGTCGGAGCAAAGTGCACCAACTGCATTGAAGATGAGCCATCCAAGGCTAAAGTGATGATCATCTCCGGGATCTTCTTCATCCTAGCTGGCATTTTGGTCCTTGTCCCTGCCTCCTGGTCCACCAATGTCATCATCCGGGATTTTTACAACCCAATCTTGTTAGAGTCTCAGCGAAGGGAGATTGGGGCATCGATCTACATCGGCTTTGCAGCAGCCATCCTGTTTCTGATTGGAGGGGCGATGCTGTGCAGCAGCTGTCCACCCAAAGAACAGAAATACAAGCCGCCGCGTCTGGCCTACTCCGCCCCACGCAGCACCAGCGCAGGTGGAGGATACGACAAAAGAGACTATGTTTAA